One window from the genome of Pieris napi chromosome 12, ilPieNapi1.2, whole genome shotgun sequence encodes:
- the LOC125054908 gene encoding CLIP domain-containing serine protease HP8-like, translating to MCKMIALFVLCLLISPSYLYHGDICYANNCAGRCKLLSLCPSLVNEVRRAGTPMPPYMRRKLQDLGCGFELDEPLVCCVKESNTFDYTDDTRKQPDYWAPTEPPKPYTQPNIQVNNRGETNGIDQPLDVRNHPNLQLLPKDCGTIEGDRIFGGNRTSLFEMPWMVLLSYQTGRGIKLSCGGTLITEWYILTAAHCVSFLGNKLQLEGVILGEHDVRQNPDCERVDGELMCAPPARNVTIDRVITHPGYNPQTLFDDIALVRLSEPADFSLDSMKAVCLPTTPELINQTLEGLQGIVAGWGATEDGLQSPVLLSVALPMISNRECQNIYNGSPRIYDSQLCAGGVRDKDSCGGDSGGPLMYPGRTDSTGGVRYVQHGIVSYGSKRCGIGGYPGVYTRISYYMEWILDNLS from the exons ATGTGCAAGATGATAGCGttatttgtattgtgtttgTTAATATCACCCTCATATC tgtaCCACGGAGATATTTGTTACGCCAATAACTGTGCTGGTAGGTGTAAATTATTATCACTATGTCCAAGTCTGGTGAACGAAGTCAGACGGGCTGGTACTCCCATGCCACCATACATGAGGAGGAAACTGCAAGACCTCGGATGTGGATTTGAACTGGACGAGCCACTT GTATGCTGCGTAAAGGAGTCCAACACATTTGACTACACGGATGATACTCGGAAACAACCAGATTATTGGGCTCCCACAGAACCACCTAAACCCTACACTCAACCAAATATTCAAGTGAATAACCGAGGAGAAACGAATGGAATTGACCAGCCTCTTGATGTGAGAAATCACCCCAACTTGCAACTATTACCAAAAGACTGTGGAACTATTGAAGGCGATCGGATTTTCGGAGGAAATAGAACTTCGTTGTTTGAAATGCCCTGGATGGTTCTACTTTCATACCAAACAG GCCGAGGTATTAAATTAAGCTGTGGAGGTACCTTGATAACAGAATGGTATATCCTTACTGCTGCGCATTGCGTGTCCTTTCTTGGTAACAAATTGCAGCTGGAAGGTGTCATTCTTGGAGAACATGACGTCAGGCAGAATCCGGACTGTGAGAGGGTTGATGGAGAGTTAATGTGCGCACCACCTGCTCGA AATGTAACAATCGATCGTGTGATAACTCATCCAGGATACAATCCACAAACTCTTTTCGATGATATTGCGTTAGTGAGGCTGTCGGAACCTGCCGATTTTTCTTTgg ataGTATGAAAGCTGTATGCTTACCAACAACACCAGAGCTTATAAATCAGACTTTAGAAGGATTACAAGGTATTGTTGCTGGATGGGGGGCAACTGAAGACGGCCTACAGAGTCCTGTTCTGCTCAGTGTCGCCCTACCAATGATTAGTAATAGAGAATGCCAGAATATTTATAACGG TTCTCCTCGCATATACGACAGTCAATTATGCGCTGGTGGGGTTCGAGATAAGGACTCGTGTGGGGGCGACTCTGGAGGACCCCTAATGTACCCTGGCCGGACAGATTCGACGGGTGGCGTCCGATACGTACAGCACGGTATTGTCTCCTATGGATCCAAAAGATGCGGTATTGGCGGCTACCCTGGCGTTTACACAAGAATATCATATTACATGGAGTGGATTTTGGATAATTTAAGCTAG